Genomic window (Equus asinus isolate D_3611 breed Donkey chromosome 8, EquAss-T2T_v2, whole genome shotgun sequence):
AAATCCTGAGTCCTTAGCGGCGGAAAGGACCTGGTACCTTTAAGGGGGAATGAGGCGACAGTTCTTTAAAGGAGAAGCGGCCGAGTCGGCCAAGTATTGCCCAGCGGCACGGGCGGGGTGCTCGCCTGTGCCTTTAAAGCCGGAGGGGCGGGAGGCGGAGCGGAGGCGGAGGGCGGAGGGAGTCGGCGCAAGATGGCGGCGGGAGGGGCCCAGGCTGCGGCTCTGGCCGCCAAGTGAGGGGCGGGGGGGCCCGGGGGCGCGCGGCCCGGTAAGCGGGGACGCGCGGGGTTGGGGGTCGCCTTCCGGGTGGGAGAGGAGGTCAAAGTAGCGCTTGGGGCGGAGCAGAGGGGGGCGGGGTCCGGTGTGGGCGGGGGTAGGCAAGGGGCGGAGCCGAAGGGGCCGCGGAGGCGGGTCTTGAAAGGGGCGGGGCCGAAGGGATCACGGGGCGGGTCTTGAAAGGGGCGGGGCCAGGGATAAGAAGGGGGCAAAGGGGCGTGGCCGGCGAAAGagccgggggagggggtggggggggtgtatGGCCTAAGGGGAAATGaagagagggatgggtttcagtatAGGAGCAGACCTGTCCTCCTCCTAAAAAAAGGGTggaaaacactaaaaaggtaaattttggaAAGTCGGGCTCAGGGAAGTGGGAAATTCCAAGGGGAGGTATCCCACTCCACAAGAGCACCTTATGTTTCTAACCTCCaaggaaagagcactggatttgGAGTCAGTACGCCTGAGTTTATGGGCGttaccacttactggctgtgtgacctcggatAATCTCTTAatctttttgagcctcagtttcctcatctgtcaaatggggttAAGAGGaatacctacctcacagtgtTGTGGAGAGTTACTCAGATAGCGGGTGTGACGTGTTTTTAAACTGTAAAGAGCTATGTCATTGCGAGATATtatcattcttctctttttttcttcccagagacCCCCCCGGCCGCCCTCCTTCTTCCTTGTTCCTGTGGCTGGGGGGGTACCCCCTCCCTCCACACCATGGAGCCATCTCCTCTGTCTCCCAGCGGCACAGCGCTCCCCCTGCCTCTAtcgctggccccgcccccactgcCCCTGCCTGCAGCGGCAGTGGTACACGTATCCTTCCCCGAGGTGACCAGTGCCCTCCTCGAGTCCCTCAATCAGCAGCGGCTGCAGGGCCAGCTCTGTGATGTGTCCATCCGGGTGCAGGGACGAGAGTTCAGGGCTCATCGTGCTGTCctggctgcctcctccccttACTTCCACGACCAGGTCCTACTCAAGGGCATGACCTCCATCTCGCTGCCCAGTGTCATGGACCCAGGCGCTTTTGAGACTGTCTTGGCTTCGGCTTACACtggccgcctcagcatggctgctgcTGACATTGTCAACTTCCTCACAGTGGGATCTGTGCTCCAAATGTGGCACATCGTGGATAAGTGCACTGAACTCCTCCGCGAaggccgggcctcggccgccacCGCCACCATCACCACTGCGGCAGCCACCTCAGTCACTGTCCCTGGTGCTGGGGTCCCGTCAGGGAGTGGGGGCACCATGGCCCCTGCCACCATGGGCTCCATGCGCTCCCATGCCTCCAGTCGGGCCAGTGAGAATCAGTCCCCCAGCAGCAGCAACTATTTCAGTCCCCGGGAGTCTACTGATTTCTCATCTTCCTCCCAAGAGGCATTTGCAGCTTCTGCAGTGGGCAGCGGGGAGCGTCGAGGAGGTGGCCCTGTATTCCCAGCCCCTGCGGTTGGCAGCGGGGCTGCTACTTCTGGGAAGCTGCTACTGGAGGCAGATGAGCTTTGTGATGACGGTGGGGATGGGAGGGGTGCAGTGGTCCCTGGGGCTGGGCTCCGGCGGCCCACGTACGCACCCCCCAGCATCATGCCACAGAAACACTGGGTATATGTGAAGCGAGGGGGAAACTGCCCAGCACCAGCGCCCCTGGTTCCCCAAGACCCAGAACtggaagaggatgaggaggaggaagacttgGTGTTGACCTGTGAGGATGATGAAGATGAAGAGATGGGGGGTGGCTCTGGGGTTCCAGCAAGGGGAGGACCTGAGGCTACCCTTAGCATAAGTGATGTCCGGACCCTGACTGAGCCTCCGGAAAAGGGAGAGGAGCAGGTCAATTTCTGTGAGTCCTCCAATAACTTTGGCCCCTATGAGGGTGGGGGTCCTGGGGCAGGGCTTGATGATTCAGGGGGGCCAACCCCTTCCTCCTATGCCCCTTCCCACCCTCCGAGGCCCCTGCTTCCCCTCGACATGCAGGGCAACCAGATCCTAGTCTTCCCATcgtcttcatcctcctcctcctcacaggCTCCAGGCCAGCCACCAGGGAACCAAGCTGAACACGGGGCAGTGACCCTGGGGGGTACGTCGGCAGGAGGCCTGGGCGTGCCAAGTGGCGCTGGTGGGACCACTGGAGGGACGGGCAGCGGGGATGGGAATAAGATCTTTCTGTGCCACTGCGGGAAGGCCTTCTCCCACAAGAGCATGCGCGATCGGCATGTGAACATGCACCTCAACCTGCGGCCCTTTGACTGCCCCGTGTGCAACAAGAAGTTCAAGATGAAGCACCATCTGACCGAGCACATGAAGACACACACCGGC
Coding sequences:
- the ZBTB22 gene encoding zinc finger and BTB domain-containing protein 22; protein product: MEPSPLSPSGTALPLPLSLAPPPLPLPAAAVVHVSFPEVTSALLESLNQQRLQGQLCDVSIRVQGREFRAHRAVLAASSPYFHDQVLLKGMTSISLPSVMDPGAFETVLASAYTGRLSMAAADIVNFLTVGSVLQMWHIVDKCTELLREGRASAATATITTAAATSVTVPGAGVPSGSGGTMAPATMGSMRSHASSRASENQSPSSSNYFSPRESTDFSSSSQEAFAASAVGSGERRGGGPVFPAPAVGSGAATSGKLLLEADELCDDGGDGRGAVVPGAGLRRPTYAPPSIMPQKHWVYVKRGGNCPAPAPLVPQDPELEEDEEEEDLVLTCEDDEDEEMGGGSGVPARGGPEATLSISDVRTLTEPPEKGEEQVNFCESSNNFGPYEGGGPGAGLDDSGGPTPSSYAPSHPPRPLLPLDMQGNQILVFPSSSSSSSSQAPGQPPGNQAEHGAVTLGGTSAGGLGVPSGAGGTTGGTGSGDGNKIFLCHCGKAFSHKSMRDRHVNMHLNLRPFDCPVCNKKFKMKHHLTEHMKTHTGLKPYECGVCAKKFMWRDSFMRHRGHCERRHRLGGGGAGPGPGGPSGPALPPKRESPGVGGGSGDEASGATPPSNRRVWSPPSVHKVEMGFSGGGGAN